One Helianthus annuus cultivar XRQ/B chromosome 7, HanXRQr2.0-SUNRISE, whole genome shotgun sequence genomic region harbors:
- the LOC110868779 gene encoding GRF1-interacting factor 1 codes for MQQQHLMQMQPMMAAYYPTNNVTTDHIQQYLDENKSLILKIVESQNSGKMAECAEHQAKLQRNLMYLAAIADSQPQVPTLHSQYPQGGMMQQPGGHYMQQQQQAQQMSPQALMAARSSMMYGQQQYSLLQQQQAMHSQLLGMNSGVGTSMLQNDNSNAVASGTHLGGGFPDFGRKQDIGVSGGSSSGDGGETLYLKSPDKGN; via the exons atgcagCAGCAGCACCTGATGCAGATGCAGCCCATGATGGCAGCCTACTATCCCACCAACAATGTCACTACTGATCATATCCAACAG TACTTGGATGAAAACAAGTCTCTGATCTTGAAGATCGTTGAGAGCCAAAACTCAGGCAAAATGGCAGAATGTGCTGA ACATCAAGCCAAGCTTCAGAGGAACCTTATGTACCTTGCTGCCATTGCTGATTCTCAGCCTCAAGTACCTACTCTTCACTCTCAG TATCCTCAAGGTGGGATGATGCAGCAACCAGGAGGTCACTAcatgcaacaacaacaacaagcacaaCAAATGTCTCCACAAGCACTAATGGCTGCGCGTTCATCTATGATGTACGGCCAACAGCAGTACTCGTTACTACAACAGCAGCAAGCGATGCATAGCCAGCTGCTAGGCATGAATTCCGGGGTTGGAACCAGTATGCTACAAAATGATAACAGCAACGCGGTTGCTAGTGGGACACACCTAGGTGGAGGGTTCCCGGACTTTGGTCGCAAGCAAGATATTGGGGTTTCTGGTGGGTCGAGTAGTGGAGATGGTGGCGAAACGCTGTACTTGAAATCTCCCGATAAAGGTAACTGA